The Longimicrobium sp. genome includes a window with the following:
- a CDS encoding ABC transporter permease, which yields MKKQTLVRIAGQSILKNKMRTLLTMLGIVIGVGAVIVMVAVGHGAQSTIEAQIGNLGTNLIMVTPGATQQGGVSQGAQTFNRLTVDDAEKLQREATLVSGISPVVMSRGQVIGPEGNWRTQIQGVSTGYTTIRSWETSSGAFFSDADVAAKRKVVVLGATVAQNLFPGQDPVGQQVQVRSVPMTVVGVMASKGQSASGNDMDDVVLLPYTTMQARLSGGMFIGQILASTASASEIPAAQDEIRAIMRESHRQGDGEPDDFTIRNQNELAAAATSTTAVMTWLLAAIASVSLVVGGIGIMNIMLVSVTERTREIGIRMAIGARGGDVLLQFLVESVVMSLLGGVIGLMVGFGGAALLGHLTGWSTSTPPQAVAIAVGFSAAVGMFFGFYPARKAAALNPIEALRYE from the coding sequence ATGAAGAAGCAGACGCTGGTGCGCATCGCCGGGCAGAGCATCCTGAAGAACAAGATGCGCACGCTGCTGACGATGCTGGGGATCGTGATCGGGGTGGGCGCGGTGATCGTGATGGTGGCGGTGGGCCACGGCGCGCAGTCCACCATCGAGGCGCAGATCGGCAACCTGGGGACGAACCTGATCATGGTGACCCCCGGCGCCACCCAGCAGGGCGGCGTGAGCCAGGGCGCGCAGACCTTCAACCGGCTGACGGTGGACGACGCCGAGAAGCTGCAGCGCGAGGCCACGCTGGTCTCCGGCATCTCGCCCGTGGTGATGTCGCGCGGCCAGGTGATCGGGCCCGAGGGGAACTGGCGCACGCAGATCCAGGGCGTGTCCACCGGCTACACCACCATCCGCTCGTGGGAGACGTCGAGCGGCGCCTTCTTCTCCGACGCCGACGTGGCGGCCAAGCGCAAGGTGGTGGTCCTCGGCGCCACCGTGGCGCAGAACCTCTTCCCCGGGCAGGACCCGGTGGGGCAGCAGGTGCAGGTGAGGAGCGTGCCGATGACGGTGGTCGGGGTGATGGCGTCCAAGGGGCAGTCGGCCAGCGGCAACGACATGGACGACGTGGTGCTCCTGCCGTACACGACCATGCAGGCGCGGCTGTCGGGGGGGATGTTCATCGGGCAGATCCTGGCCAGCACCGCCTCGGCCAGCGAGATCCCGGCCGCGCAGGACGAGATCCGCGCCATCATGCGCGAAAGCCACCGGCAGGGGGATGGAGAGCCCGACGACTTCACCATCCGCAACCAGAACGAGCTGGCCGCCGCCGCGACGAGCACGACCGCGGTGATGACCTGGCTGCTGGCGGCCATCGCCTCCGTCTCCCTCGTCGTAGGGGGGATCGGGATCATGAACATCATGCTCGTCTCCGTGACCGAGCGGACGCGGGAGATCGGGATCCGCATGGCCATCGGCGCGCGCGGGGGCGACGTGCTCCTGCAGTTCCTGGTGGAGAGCGTGGTGATGAGCCTGCTGGGCGGGGTGATCGGGCTGATGGTGGGCTTCGGCGGCGCGGCGCTGCTGGGGCACCTGACCGGCTGGAGCACGTCGACGCCGCCGCAGGCGGTGGCCATCGCGGTGGGGTTCTCGGCGGCGGTGGGCATGTTCTTCGGGTTCTATCCGGCGCGCAAGGCCGCGGCGCTGAACCCGATCGAGGCGCTGCGCTACGAATGA
- a CDS encoding ABC transporter ATP-binding protein, translating to MSVIHVEGVTKIYGSGENEVRALRGVDLTVEPGEMIAIMGSSGSGKSTLMNILGCLDVPTGGTYLLDGVRVDGLGKNALADLRNQKLGFVFQGFNLLARTSALENVELPLLYDRGGRWKDTRAMAAHALERVGLGKRLDHHPSQLSGGQQQRVAIARALVTQPTLLLADEPTGNLDSRTTVEVMALFQELNEQGITIVLVTHEPEVAQYARRIVEVRDGLIRRDHPVEGHRRAADDLRARDEELLEAA from the coding sequence ATGAGCGTCATCCATGTCGAAGGCGTGACCAAGATCTACGGCAGCGGCGAGAACGAGGTGCGCGCCCTCCGCGGCGTGGACCTGACCGTGGAGCCCGGCGAGATGATCGCCATCATGGGCTCGTCGGGCTCGGGCAAGTCCACGCTGATGAACATCCTGGGCTGCCTGGACGTGCCCACGGGCGGCACCTACCTGCTGGACGGCGTGCGGGTGGACGGGCTGGGAAAGAACGCACTGGCCGACCTGCGCAACCAGAAGCTGGGCTTCGTCTTCCAGGGCTTCAACCTGCTGGCCCGCACCAGCGCGCTGGAGAACGTGGAGCTTCCGCTCCTGTACGACCGCGGCGGGCGGTGGAAGGACACGCGCGCCATGGCGGCCCATGCGCTGGAGCGCGTGGGCCTCGGCAAGCGGCTGGACCACCACCCCAGCCAGCTTTCCGGCGGGCAGCAGCAGCGCGTGGCCATTGCCCGCGCCCTGGTGACGCAGCCCACGCTGCTGCTGGCCGACGAGCCCACGGGGAACCTGGACTCGCGCACCACCGTGGAGGTGATGGCGCTCTTCCAGGAGCTGAACGAGCAGGGGATCACCATCGTGCTGGTCACGCACGAGCCCGAGGTGGCGCAGTACGCCAGGCGCATCGTGGAGGTGCGCGACGGTCTGATCCGCCGCGACCACCCCGTGGAGGGCCACCGGCGCGCCGCCGACGACCTGCGGGCACGGGACGAAGAGCTGCTGGAGGCGGCATGA
- a CDS encoding efflux RND transporter periplasmic adaptor subunit, translating to MKSIRIAAVAVLVLATAAFFFLRKGGGEEAQAFRTALLTRGSLSSSVSATGNLGAVTTVQVGTQVSGQVSAIYADFNDHVRKGQLLARIDPTLAQQAVQDAQAGLDRARAGVQQAQADYARNRPLFDARVITAEEFQGYEYKLRVAQADLKSAQVSMQRAQRNLGYTEIYAPIDGIVVERNVDVGQTVAASFSAPQIFLIANDLSKMQILASVDESDIGQIHNGQPVTFTVQSYADRTFRGTVKQVRLQSKTTENVVNYTAVVEVDNDDGKLLPGMTATVDFETGAAQDALLVPNAALRFTPSDDEMKKAGINVDSLRAARAARQGANGGAGRTRTADAGPFGGGAAGGQRPAGAQRGQGGRIWVMDGAGKLKMIRVRTGLTDGKNTVVEGNGLTAGMKVVIGSNTAATASGAQPASNPLGGQQRTGGGPRGGF from the coding sequence ATGAAGAGCATTCGTATCGCCGCAGTTGCCGTGCTGGTGCTGGCCACCGCCGCCTTCTTCTTCCTGCGCAAGGGCGGAGGCGAGGAGGCCCAGGCCTTCCGCACCGCGCTGCTCACCCGCGGGAGCCTGAGCTCCAGCGTGTCGGCCACCGGCAACCTGGGCGCCGTGACCACCGTGCAGGTGGGCACCCAGGTGTCGGGCCAGGTGTCGGCCATCTACGCCGACTTCAACGACCACGTGAGGAAGGGCCAGCTGCTGGCGCGCATCGACCCCACGCTGGCGCAGCAGGCCGTGCAGGACGCGCAGGCCGGGCTGGACCGCGCCCGCGCCGGGGTGCAGCAGGCGCAGGCCGACTACGCGCGCAACCGCCCGCTCTTCGACGCCAGGGTCATCACCGCCGAGGAGTTCCAGGGCTACGAGTACAAGCTGCGCGTGGCGCAGGCGGACCTGAAGAGCGCGCAGGTGTCGATGCAGCGCGCCCAGCGCAACCTGGGCTACACCGAGATCTATGCGCCCATCGACGGCATCGTCGTCGAGCGCAACGTGGACGTGGGGCAGACGGTGGCCGCCTCGTTCTCGGCCCCGCAGATCTTTTTGATCGCCAACGACCTGTCGAAGATGCAGATCCTGGCCAGCGTGGACGAGAGCGACATCGGCCAGATCCACAACGGCCAGCCGGTGACCTTCACCGTGCAGTCGTACGCCGACCGCACCTTCCGCGGCACCGTGAAGCAGGTGCGCCTGCAGAGCAAGACCACCGAGAACGTGGTGAACTACACCGCGGTGGTGGAGGTGGACAACGACGACGGCAAGCTGCTGCCGGGGATGACGGCCACGGTGGACTTCGAGACCGGCGCGGCGCAGGACGCCCTGCTGGTGCCCAACGCCGCGCTCCGCTTCACGCCGAGCGACGACGAGATGAAGAAGGCCGGGATCAACGTCGATTCCCTCAGGGCGGCCCGCGCGGCGCGCCAGGGAGCCAACGGCGGCGCCGGCCGCACCCGCACGGCGGACGCGGGTCCCTTCGGCGGCGGCGCCGCCGGCGGCCAGCGCCCGGCGGGCGCGCAGCGCGGCCAGGGCGGCCGCATCTGGGTGATGGACGGCGCGGGGAAGCTGAAGATGATCCGCGTGCGCACCGGGCTGACCGACGGCAAGAACACCGTGGTCGAGGGCAACGGGCTCACGGCGGGGATGAAGGTGGTGATCGGCTCGAACACGGCCGCTACGGCGTCCGGCGCGCAGCCGGCCAGCAACCCGCTGGGCGGGCAGCAGCGCACGGGCGGCGGGCCGCGCGGCGGCTTCTGA
- a CDS encoding sensor histidine kinase — protein sequence MATNPTSASHAGTAAAPEPHTRLTRGEVLAIFAFWIFMAVLTAANRLLDPRRPPGIQPTFPSAPVALAFAESLVWAVVTVVIFLLGRRFFSARERRGTQVAALVVTGLAVSIVVDLVLDLARFALLGGIPQRHNFLADPFRAITHLWFLREMIVYSGIVAAGLARDYSLRYRARQDEATHLQAETAQLRAQLAEARLSALRSQIDPHFLFNTLNAVSALVERDPRGVRRMIARLSELLRHSLEGAAEAEVTLRKEVEFVERYLEIMRIRFQGSLEVETEVEAEVMDALVPNLILQPLVENAVKHGVSRMKEGGLIRIHAFRDDGRVVLSVRDNGPGLSQATPREGVGVRNTRQRLEQLYGDAQALHLRPAEGGGVEAEVTLPFHTAGDLRAAGVGVGG from the coding sequence ATGGCAACGAACCCGACATCCGCGAGCCACGCCGGCACCGCCGCCGCGCCCGAGCCGCACACCCGGCTCACGCGCGGCGAGGTGCTGGCCATCTTCGCGTTCTGGATCTTCATGGCGGTGCTCACCGCTGCCAACCGCCTGCTGGACCCGCGCCGGCCGCCCGGCATCCAGCCCACCTTCCCCTCCGCCCCGGTCGCGCTGGCCTTCGCCGAGTCGCTGGTGTGGGCGGTGGTCACTGTGGTCATCTTTCTCCTCGGCCGCCGCTTCTTCTCCGCGCGCGAGCGCCGGGGGACGCAGGTGGCCGCGCTGGTCGTCACCGGGCTGGCGGTCTCCATCGTCGTGGACCTGGTGCTGGACCTCGCCCGCTTCGCGCTGCTGGGGGGCATCCCGCAGCGCCACAACTTCCTGGCCGACCCGTTCCGGGCCATCACCCACCTCTGGTTCCTGCGGGAGATGATCGTCTACTCGGGGATCGTGGCCGCGGGGCTGGCGCGCGACTATTCGCTCCGCTACCGCGCCCGGCAGGACGAGGCCACGCACCTGCAGGCCGAGACCGCGCAGCTGCGCGCCCAGCTGGCCGAGGCGCGGCTGTCGGCGCTGCGCAGCCAGATCGACCCGCACTTCCTGTTCAACACGCTGAACGCCGTGTCCGCGCTGGTGGAGCGCGACCCGCGCGGCGTGCGGCGGATGATCGCGCGCCTCAGCGAGCTCCTGCGCCACTCGCTGGAAGGCGCGGCGGAGGCGGAGGTCACGCTGCGCAAGGAAGTGGAGTTCGTGGAGCGCTACCTGGAGATCATGCGCATCCGCTTCCAGGGGTCGCTCGAGGTGGAGACCGAGGTGGAGGCGGAGGTGATGGACGCGCTGGTGCCCAACCTGATCCTGCAGCCGCTGGTGGAGAACGCGGTGAAGCACGGCGTCAGCCGCATGAAGGAGGGCGGATTGATCCGCATCCACGCCTTCCGCGACGACGGCCGCGTGGTGCTGAGTGTGCGCGACAACGGCCCCGGGCTGAGCCAGGCCACCCCGCGCGAGGGCGTGGGCGTGCGCAACACCCGCCAGCGGCTGGAGCAGCTGTACGGCGACGCGCAGGCGCTCCACCTTCGCCCGGCGGAGGGCGGCGGGGT
- a CDS encoding TolC family protein: MFDRNGISRWARVAAALVLAATAAPALAAQTGSPSTQPTATAGQPRTITFSDAVRIALQQNGTLRQAVNAAALDTVAVRQQRMQFLPDVRFSTTTSGSYDRAPGTSTGAGSALSRTSTALNAGVSSSYTLYNGGANSANLRAARLQQQAGASDVERTRQSVVFTVVSNYLSLIEGQEQLRVRNETLASAQAQLAQIRAFVDAGRRPIADLYTQQATVAAAQLAVVQARNAVELAKVDLIQTLQLDPRGEYAFQSPPAAAGTSAVAPLDTLLDQAFARRVDLAARQTELSATEQGVRAAKAGRLPTISVSAGYNTSVNSQNDLGVFDQLNQRQGGSVSVGVSLPIFDRGNTAAEVQRAQILQDNARIALENQRQQVGLEVRRAYLDWQAAQQQLAAAEAQLTAAQQSLNATDQRYRAGVGTLVELAQARSVLAQAQSQMVSARYNLVFQRTLVDYYIGELNPDAVGIG, translated from the coding sequence ATGTTCGACCGGAACGGAATTTCGCGCTGGGCGCGGGTGGCGGCGGCGCTGGTGCTGGCGGCCACCGCGGCTCCGGCCCTGGCGGCGCAGACGGGTTCTCCGTCGACGCAGCCGACGGCGACCGCGGGGCAGCCGCGGACCATCACCTTCAGCGACGCGGTGCGGATCGCGCTGCAGCAGAACGGCACGCTGCGGCAGGCGGTGAACGCGGCGGCGCTGGACACCGTGGCCGTGCGGCAGCAGCGGATGCAGTTCCTGCCGGACGTGCGCTTCAGCACCACGACCTCGGGCAGCTACGACCGCGCTCCGGGAACGAGCACCGGCGCCGGCAGCGCGCTGTCGCGCACCAGCACGGCGCTGAACGCGGGCGTCAGCAGCAGCTACACGCTGTACAACGGCGGCGCCAACTCGGCCAACCTCCGCGCCGCCCGGCTGCAGCAGCAGGCCGGCGCCAGCGACGTGGAGCGCACGCGCCAGTCGGTGGTCTTCACCGTGGTCTCCAACTACCTGTCGCTCATCGAGGGGCAGGAGCAGCTGCGCGTGCGCAACGAGACGCTGGCCAGCGCGCAGGCGCAGCTGGCGCAGATCCGCGCCTTCGTGGACGCGGGCCGCCGCCCCATCGCCGACCTGTACACGCAGCAGGCCACCGTGGCCGCGGCGCAGCTGGCCGTGGTGCAGGCGCGCAACGCCGTGGAGCTGGCCAAGGTGGACCTGATCCAGACGCTGCAGCTGGACCCGCGCGGCGAGTACGCCTTCCAGTCGCCGCCCGCTGCGGCGGGGACCTCCGCCGTTGCCCCGCTGGACACGCTGCTGGACCAGGCGTTCGCGCGGCGGGTGGACCTGGCCGCGCGGCAGACTGAGCTCAGCGCCACGGAGCAGGGCGTGCGCGCGGCCAAGGCCGGCCGCCTGCCGACGATCTCGGTGAGCGCGGGGTACAACACCAGCGTGAACAGCCAGAACGACCTGGGCGTGTTCGACCAGCTGAACCAGCGGCAGGGGGGATCGGTTTCCGTGGGCGTGTCGCTTCCCATCTTCGACCGCGGCAACACGGCGGCCGAGGTGCAGCGCGCGCAGATCCTGCAGGACAACGCCCGCATCGCGCTGGAGAACCAGCGGCAGCAGGTGGGGCTGGAGGTGCGCCGCGCGTACCTGGACTGGCAGGCCGCGCAGCAGCAGCTGGCCGCCGCCGAGGCGCAGCTGACCGCCGCGCAGCAGTCGCTGAACGCCACCGACCAGCGCTACCGCGCGGGCGTGGGCACGCTGGTGGAGCTGGCGCAGGCGCGCTCGGTGCTCGCCCAGGCGCAGAGCCAGATGGTGAGCGCGCGCTACAACCTGGTCTTCCAGCGCACGCTGGTGGACTACTACATCGGCGAGCTGAACCCCGACGCGGTCGGCATCGGGTGA